Sequence from the Cryptococcus neoformans var. neoformans JEC21 chromosome 1, complete sequence genome:
CGTTAGCAAATCGTCGCCTTCGTGCCCTGTTCTCTCTCtcagctcttcctcgtGCGCATCCTCTCGTCTACCTCCTTTCACGGTCTCATTGTCCCGCCCGTTCGATACTGGGCCGAGCTCTAATTCCTCAGTGCCGTTAGAACTTCCACGGCGCTTatcttttgccttttctttcgAAAGTGGGATCACTGGAGAAGCCAAGCCGAACCATGAACGTCGTTTCGCTCTAACAGACGTAGGCGTTAAAGGTGTCGGTGTCGAGGGCGGCGATGATCGATGTGGACGCAGTGTGGAGGGACCTGCCTCTGCGTTACTGTCCATATTTGGGTCTACCTGTGAACTCCCATTGGCTATAGTGCAAGATGCTGCTCGATGGTACTTGCCCAGTTGTGAACTTGTTAAACGGAATGCACTTGTTGCGCGAGAATGAACAACATAATAGTACGAGGAGTGATGACGATCCGGCGGACATGTCCACCTGCGACGAAGgccccaccaccacgctTCCACCGCCCAGTAGCCCAGAATACAAAAAGGGCCTGGAACTTGAAACCTGATTATAGTTGTTCCCACCAGGAAATTGAATGCCCCTCAAGCAACCAATTTAACAGCAGCAACCATCATGCCCCATTTATCTTGTTCGTTAACTTGAGTATCAGCTATGGCTCTACAACTCTTTCATCAGGCTGGGGGCATGTATGAGTTAATTAAGAGCAGCCTTTCGCGTTGTTGCTCCATGCTTCCACCACCCATATCATTCTTCCACTATCGTCGAGTCatattttctcttcatccaagaGTCAATCTCTGCCCTCTTCTGTCTGATGACCCGATATTAGGCGGCCGAAGACGGAGGCAGGCACCGGAAGCTGGGATAACTGAtgggtgaggatgatgactgattggaggaagaggattaCGTCATTTAACCGGACAATGCCGCCCAATAAATGATGATTGAAGGATGACGCAGCCACTTAAATAAATGCCCTTCTCGCCCACCCGCCCAGGTCGAGTCCTTGTTCCCAGTCAGCGGTTGATCCCATTCCATCACCTTCCAGAAACCCCATTCTCATCGAACCACAATCCACCGGTTACTCCCATAAACAACACATCAGCTATGTCGTTCAGGACTGCTGCTCGCTTCACTGCCCGTCTCTCCGTCCCGCGCACGCTCACCCGCCACGTCGCTCGACGTGCCgcatcatcctctgccgGACCCAAGATTGGCAGCGATACCCCTTGGATCATTGGCTCTGCTGTTGGGTTCGGTACTCTTGTGAGGGAATTTCTAAAGTTTCCGGACATAGCTAACATGATAATGGGTAATAGGGTGctttcattcttttcccaTCTGGAAGAGACGCGGCGAAGCACGTTGAGCCTCATTctcaggagaaggatgagatcAACGAACACGCACCTAAGGCTACCCTCGGTGAAGAAAACCTTCAGTCCAGCCACACCATTGAGAGTGCAGTAGTAAGTTGTAATTCTGTTACCGTTTGTTTCTATCTGCTACACAAACGCTGACATGTCCACCAACAAGGCCTCTGACGACCCCAAGGACGTGAACCCCAAGGCCGATAAGCCTGCCAGTGAAATCCCTTCCAAGAAGTTGGGCAAGGGCGATAAGGCCAGCGAGGATCAGAAGGCTGAGGCCAAGTCTGGCGGTGCGAATGCCAACGAAACCGCCCAGGTGCAGAAATCTGCCGACGATGCCAAcaagggagaggaaaagaccgaagaaaagaaggaagaggggtctgagcagaagcagcagGACTCCGAGGAGGGAACCCCTAGTGCTGAGGACATCAAGCATAGCATCGTTCAAGCTGCGGTAAATAATCCCATTCAAAAAAGATCTGGAATTTGAACCATAAGCTGACGTTGGTGCTCTTTACAGAAGGCAAATGTTCCTGAAGTCGCCATGGACTCTGAAGCGAAGGGTGAATCTCCCATTGGAAAGCAGGAATAAGAATTAGGCTTGTACGAATCAcaagttgaagaaaaaTGGAATGAGTGGAACGAAAACAATCATTGCATGGCATGCAAAAAGGATTAGCACTTCCAATATCACGCAACCCCTTGTTCACCGCAGAGTCAATGAACTGACAAAGGCCGTTCGTAATTCCATTATCATGGGCATAGAAATTTAGGAGCCTGTAACTTGATCCAGGAACGCCTTGGTCCATttgctcttgctcttcagcGTCACTGGAGACATTAATTACCATTGAGTGATCTGCATTACTGTGGGTCAAGCTTTCAGAACTCATTTTGTCAAGAAATGGTCCTGCCATAGGAATCTCGCCATCGGCGACTATCCGCTACTGCCATTTCCCTTAGTTTAAGCGTACGCAGACCGCTAAGAAGCATAGTGCGGCGTACTCCTTATTATCTCCCTATTAAGTATCCGCTTGGCCGTCGCTCCTTCATTGGCCTTCGTAATTCGAGTCATGACTATTAGGAGGCGCCTATTAACAAAGACCGTGTGTCCTTTATCCCATCATGACCGGTCTATCTGTTGAACCTTTGGCATCGCTTGGTGACAACCTGATATTCCGGCAACAATTTTGTCTAGTCAGAATATGTGGCCTAGACCCTGCTATCCTGTTCAACGTTGGTCCTATCTTGGTAGGACAAAGGATCTTTTTCAGTTTCTTCAAGCACTCTCTCGAGAAAGCCTCAAAAGATCCTTTATCCCAGAAACCCTTCCGCCCCCGGCTAGCTTGATCTTCGCCCCTCCACacaccctccttccttcccagaCCCTTGTTCTATATTGGGTTTTCCAGGTTTTGTTCATATGGGGAAAATCTATCCTTTGTGTATAGGCCTTCACAGCTCGTGGAGAGAAAAGGGGGGAATGCCCAAAGGAAGTTTGTTGAGTCGGGTTTTGATATGGGATGACCAGCAATTGAGATGGTATAAACAGAGAAAGCAACCTTTCATTTTCGAAACATTTTATGTCCTGAGAGAAAAGATCACTTACGTACCACTGTAACTGACTGTAATTGAACGGATTACCAACCCCACAATATTTACTAACACTACGATTCTGTATCGAGTAGACCGAACAGCAAGAGAAAGCAAGCGCCCTGCTGAACAACCTCCAGCTCTTTTCAGTAGATCATCGATTACTCCCTTTGCCACTATATCATAACATATTATCCTAGACACAAAAATCTCGACGATAATGACAACTGGACATTGTATTACCAGCTCAGTTGGCGTTGAGAGCAGCTTAAATGGTGGGAATGATAGTGAGTGCTCAGAATTTCAACGGTGAGGCTGTTAGTAACAACGATCGGGCAGATAAGCGATGTCAGACTTCGTCCCCTTTGagctctcctccctcttcttgtcaGATTCCCACCATCGAACAGTTTTCTGATAAATCAAATTGTCACACACCCTCCGCATCCCCTCCCCAACAAGCTATCATGATTCAGCTCCAAGCCCAAGAGAAATCTATTTCGACGTCCCCAGAGAAGACTGACCAAATCCTCTTACATAATTACGCGGAGACATTATCGGCTGAAGACTCAATTGACCCCTTACTGAAGCACCTCACTGACCCATTCAACGTCGAACAGGCTGATTCTCCTCAGAGTAGAACTCAAGATGCTGTTCAAGGAAGTGCAGAAACCGCAAATGACTTTTCGTGGCTACCAGACTTCACAAATACTGCCAGCCAAGCCAATACCGTTGCAGCTCACCTCTGGCCTCTAAACACTAcactcccttcccttccttctaCTCAGCCGCCTTCCTCGGAAGCCGAGtccccagcttcttcctttacCGGTGGACCGCATGCGGGAGTTGAATGGCCAAATAATTTCGATAACAGGAACATCGAATCGATACACAGCACTGGCGCTAGCGATCATGATGGCATTGCCGGGGTTGTTGGAATAAGCTCAACAAGTTCAGAGAGTGAACTAgaagctggaggaggaaaagatgacGTGGTGCCGCCTCctccgaagaagaaaagtcaTGCAAGGAAGGTATGTCGACTGTACTTATTCAACGCAACCAGCCTGATAGTATTATTAGCAACCGGAAGGTCACATTAAAAGGGCCAGAAACGCCTTCATTTTGTTTAGAAAGCACATCACCGATTCGAACTTGATCCCTCCCAGTGTTGAGGTTAAACACCAAAACATCTCAGTGGTTGTAAGTGATTGAAACTTTATTTGGGTTTTCATCCTTATATATGTGCGGGTCCTGTAGGCAGCCAAGATGTGGAAGGAGGCGCCTCTGGAAGTGCGTCAAAAGTTCCAGGAACAAGCTCGCATTGAGAAAGAGGAACACCAGCGCAAATATCCTGGGTACCGTTATCAGCCGGTCTTTCGCCGAACAGACATTATCCGTCGTCGAGTGCGCAAAGATCCAGCCGAAGACGAGAAGGTAGATGCCGTGGCGGAAGCTCTTATCAAAGGCAAAGCAGGAAATGAGCTAGAGAAGGAAATTAAAGAGCAGCTGGTTACGCGAAGTGAGGCAAGCGAGAGTGACGGCGAAAGCTCCAGGGGAAGCAGAAGGTAGTTTAGTTATACACAAACTACAAGAGTAAGAACTAATAATCCTTCTGCTTTGCCTAATAGACGCCGCCGGGAAACAGGACAGCTTTCTAAGGGTGCAATTAGAGCCCAACGGGCCCAAGCTAGAGCCAAACAGATGAGGCAAAATCTACTGGGATCCAATCTCTTGAGCATGTCTCTCTACAATGCTGCCAACGCCCGTCTAGCTTCTTCCGCTGCTGCGACTGCTGCAGCTGAGAATGACTACCGGTATCATTCTGGTATCGATGCCATGGGAACGACGGTTGGGCACGGCCATACTCATCCAGGGATGCAATACGCCTTGGATTCTTACATTCAGCTAGGATATGGTCTCGATAACAGGCCTGTACAAGTTGCAGGGTACTCCGGGGAGATGTATGGGGCCCCTTCTACGGCATCAGGCCACGGAAGTGATATATACCGACTTCCTCCCATTAACGGTATGATGGCTGTCGAAAACGGGTACGAATGGCATGCTCCAAGTATGGAGTATTGGGATCAGACAAACGTAGATCCGGAGGCGGCCCAACGGCAAGCGGGATATCCTTTTGAAGGGGAGTACTACGCCACTCACTATGATTTGGAGGGAGGAGTTCCAGAGCAAACGGAGTATCACCTTTCCTCTCTTATGGAGACTTCTCACGTAGGTAACGGGTCGCTTCCCGAGCGAGCGCCGGGAGACATTATCGCTGGCGCCTATGTTACTCACGAGAAGCAGGAAGACAAGGAGCTGCCTAGTATGCGACAGTGGGCTGGCGAAGGACAGCAGACTCCTTCTGGACATGTGATGTTCAACGAGAGATTATTTGATGGTGCATTAGGGAGTGCAGGTCTTCCTGACAAGGCTGAAGAACCCGACGCTTTAGCCATGTTCGATCAAGCTATGGAGCAAGCAGGCGAGATTGCACCTTGGTAATGTTGAatgagcgagaagatgggagccTGAGGTACGGAGTTCTGGGAGAGATCGTTTGTGGCGTGGTGGGATCGGAGTTGCGTggcttctttcttttagATTCTACGATagtctccttttctttatGCATCCATAGACACATTACAACAGGTAAAGTCTTATTCGGAAGAGGGAATTATGCCCTACAAATAACTAAACACAATAAATGATAAACATAGAGTGATTTATATACACCATGTTTCTAATTGCATCAAAAAAGTACTGCGAAAGCTATTCACTTCGGCAGCTGATCGTTGTTGATCAAGAACATTAGATGGCCTCACTTTCAATTAAGCAACTCTTCAACAATAATTCTCTCCTTGTCCCAAATGTCTGCTCGCCAGTATACATCCTCCTTGAGCCTAGCCCAAACCTGCTCAAGAGTGTCCATCTTATATACCATAAAGCTTCCTGCGATGTTTGGGGTGCCTTCAGGGAGAGAAGCTTCTCGGGCTTTCGTGCCCGGGCGAGGAAGGATAGGACCGCTGTAAACTGTCAAATGATAAGCACTACTAACTCTACAATGGTTCCTCGGGGGTTGATGACTCACGGACAATACCAGCATTATCGTCAATTTTAGCCCTTGCAAGGTGCTCAGTCCTAACAGCGAGTCGCTTCTCCAGATAGTCAGGGTGATCAGGGGCGTACACGAGGAATCGGGGCATCTTGTATTGAGTACCGTTGGCTATTCTTGACAATTACTGTGAACTAAGCTGAGTAATGATCGATGTGGAATGAGGATTCAAGTTTACCCCCCTAACGAATTGCGACAGCGAGGACATCTTCTAACCGGCCAAGCTGCATGTCCCACCGTCTTATGCCGAGGGGCAAACGAGTGGAGGGGCGGCGGACCGAATATTCAGCAAAATCAGTAAGACGGAGTCCCGATGCGAACGAACTAACTCGGTTATCGGGCCGAGACCTTAACAACGGAAGAGTTAAATAAAACCCCGTCttttaaaaaaaataaaaatatTTAACAAAAGGTTtgcctgctgctgccacAACTGCTGCGTTTGCTTGTTGGCTGTTGCTGTCCCTCTATCCGCCGAAATCGCAATAAAAACAATGAACGCATATTTATATCCAGATTACCGCCATACGTATCTCAGTAAATCTCGCCAGTAATGCCACCCCGacagctggacctccagttggacctcgaaggatataaatagatttctgtagaagtatgTAAAGGGGAGCTCTTctgtcctcgatcttgatcttcttcccctcgaagatcaatattccataagttactttgcgaaaggtcctcgagctcccagtgctcgctctcgtcttaccttgcaccaccttcgacgtaaacttactccactagtatataagcttgcctgatcttcccaagcgaatatacctccgccctataccatacgccaacagacaagtgtcaagaggtatatcatacatatatctcattgcttagttaaactatacggctttctatctcgtctccaaggccggaccttgttggggacgagtcgtAACAAGACCCATAATTACTGTCGACCAGCTCTGCCAACTTGCCGAAGTTTGTCTCTCCTGCATTGCTGATTTCCGTTATGATGAGCGCAAAGCTACACAAAGCGCTCAGCACAGTGCACATATCAGAATGCTCAAGAAGCTGCATGCGCAGCGGCGCTCGAAAATGGATAGCAGGGAAAAGGAATTGGAGGAATTTGCTCGGAagaatgaggaggaagcaaAGCGTTTGgcagaggaaaggaaagagttAGAGGCTTGGCGTAATGCTCGTGCTGCAGAAGGAGCATCCTCCGCCATTGCAAGCAGCTCCTAGTCAGAATAGAGTGATTTAGCCCCTTTTATGTCATCATTAAAATTGGATAAAGTATGCGTATAACGCAAGTCGTATGATTGTGTCTCAAGTGTTGTATAGACATTTGATGTACGGCAAATGCACTTTACCTACGACATGTGCACGGCATAAACATCCTACCATCGAGGACGCCCGATGCTCccgctcatcatctcacCGATTGACTTCTAGCTAAGAGGGAGGATCACAGAAGTTGCATATGAACTTTGAACATTAAGGAAGATCTCGATAGAGGACTTCCCATTCATGTTTGAGAAGAGCTCTTCGGTTCATAGCCTGTATGGCCATATCAAAGAAACACAAGCAATGCTCCTCGTTCATGTAAGAGAGAGACTTCCGTAGTCGTCTCAGAACGGAATGATTACCCTCTGCGACATTTGAGTTGACCATGCGCAGGTTGGGACTGTAGAACATCGCCGTGCTGATACGACCAGCCCTCGAGCAAGTTGTGTGGCCATGTGCATGGAGCTCATCGACCAAGAACCTGTACCCATCGCCGGATCAATCTCAGATCATAATTACTTAGTTAAGTACCCACCTGACATGGGCAAAGTAAACAGGGTCACGCAACATGCAATAGGTTGCGAGAGAACAGGCAAAATCATACACTATGACCTGACAGCGACAAGGATATCAATCCGGTgtgctcttcatcaaagTGTGGATCTCACCTTTGGCGGGACAGGAAAGAAGCATttgaggagagaaaagaaatcaTCTCTCCCCTCGGACGTTGGCATGACTTGGTACGCCAGACAGATGCCATGCGGACACCATATGCCAGCGATACCACCCGTCATGCgcatctttttcttccttatGACCCTGCGAAATAACCTTAAGCTTTGTGGGGCTGCCTGAGTGAGACATGAATCAACTCAACTGGTCATAGTACTTCTTGCACCCAtccccaccaccttcccaGTCTCCGATTTTCTGTTGGCAGAGACGCCTCGCTCCTGAACCAGTCGGTATACCGGAGTATACGTCTCAATTGCCGCAGCGGGGGAATGCCGTCCTCACGCCCGTGCCGTCTCTCCctgtccttctttccctttccaacctctcttcctccaactgTCTAGCTTTTCCCAACAGCTCTCCAGGCAGTTGACAGGTATAGTCAGCTCGTTCCTGGAGATCTCGCAAGACCTTTTGACTCCTCGCATTCATGACACCCACTAGGTCGAGGAATGTTTCTGGGAGTGCGAGATTTTCCGGGCCTTGTTTGAACGTGTCGATGACATGAGTGACAACTGGAGTCACCTTGCACATGTCATCAGTAGCATCACCGGTTTCCGAGAAACGTCGCAATTCCTGGTATACTTGtggagggaagatggtggtAATGATATCAGGTGTCATCAGCTATGAATATTTTTATCAGCATGACAGCCAGGTTAAGTGTAAGGAGAAAGGACATACCTGACCTAGAAATAGCTTAACGCCCCCTGGTCGGTGTCGGGGAGGCAGATCACCAGGCTCCAGAAGCGTTCCCAGGAAAGCCTTCAAAGCAATTCCGA
This genomic interval carries:
- a CDS encoding specific transcriptional repressor, putative — translated: MIQLQAQEKSISTSPEKTDQILLHNYAETLSAEDSIDPLLKHLTDPFNVEQADSPQSRTQDAVQGSAETANDFSWLPDFTNTASQANTVAAHLWPLNTTLPSLPSTQPPSSEAESPASSFTGGPHAGVEWPNNFDNRNIESIHSTGASDHDGIAGVVGISSTSSESELEAGGGKDDVVPPPPKKKSHARKQPEGHIKRARNAFILFRKHITDSNLIPPSVEVKHQNISVVAAKMWKEAPLEVRQKFQEQARIEKEEHQRKYPGYRYQPVFRRTDIIRRRVRKDPAEDEKVDAVAEALIKGKAGNELEKEIKEQLVTRSEASESDGESSRGSRRRRRETGQLSKGAIRAQRAQARAKQMRQNLLGSNLLSMSLYNAANARLASSAAATAAAENDYRYHSGIDAMGTTVGHGHTHPGMQYALDSYIQLGYGLDNRPVQVAGYSGEMYGAPSTASGHGSDIYRLPPINGMMAVENGYEWHAPSMEYWDQTNVDPEAAQRQAGYPFEGEYYATHYDLEGGVPEQTEYHLSSLMETSHVGNGSLPERAPGDIIAGAYVTHEKQEDKELPSMRQWAGEGQQTPSGHVMFNERLFDGALGSAGLPDKAEEPDALAMFDQAMEQAGEIAPW